The proteins below come from a single Streptomyces sp. SCSIO 75703 genomic window:
- the ffh gene encoding signal recognition particle protein, whose protein sequence is MFDTLSDRLSATFKSLRGKGRLSEADIDATAREIRIALLEADVALPVVRAFIKSVKERALGSEISKALNPAQQFIKIVNDELVTILGGETRRLRFAKQPPTVIMLAGLQGAGKTTLAGKLGRWLKEQGHSPLLVACDLQRPNAVNQLSVVAERAGVAVYAPEPGNGVGDPVKVANDSIEFAKAKVHDLVIVDTAGRLGIDQEMMRQAADIRDAVSPDEILFVVDAMIGQDAVNTAESFRDGVGFDGVVLSKLDGDARGGAALSIASVTGKPIMFASNGEKLEDFDAFHPDRMASRILDMGDLLTLIEQAEKTFSQEEAEKMASKLASKKGQDFTLDDFLAQMEQVRKMGSISKLLGMLPGMGQIKDQISNLDERDVDRTAAIIKSMTPGERQDPMIINGSRRARIAKGSGVEVSAVKNLVERFFEARKMMSRMAQGGGMPGMPGMPGMGGGPGRQKKQQKKAKGKQRSGNPMKRKQQEQEEAARRAAAAQSGGALGLPQQGGQDFELPDEFKKFMG, encoded by the coding sequence GTGTTCGATACTCTCTCCGATCGCCTCTCAGCCACGTTCAAGTCCCTCCGGGGCAAGGGCCGGCTCTCCGAGGCGGATATCGACGCCACGGCCCGTGAGATCCGCATCGCCCTCCTCGAAGCGGACGTGGCGCTCCCGGTCGTCCGGGCGTTCATCAAGAGCGTCAAGGAACGCGCCCTCGGGAGCGAGATCTCCAAGGCCCTCAACCCGGCACAGCAGTTCATCAAGATCGTCAACGACGAGCTGGTCACCATCCTCGGCGGCGAGACCCGCCGGCTGCGCTTCGCCAAGCAGCCCCCAACCGTGATCATGCTCGCCGGCCTCCAGGGCGCGGGCAAGACCACCCTCGCGGGCAAGCTCGGCCGGTGGCTCAAGGAGCAGGGCCACTCCCCGCTGCTGGTCGCCTGTGACCTCCAGCGCCCCAACGCCGTCAACCAGCTCAGCGTCGTCGCCGAGCGGGCCGGCGTCGCGGTCTACGCGCCCGAGCCGGGCAACGGCGTCGGCGACCCGGTCAAGGTCGCCAATGACTCCATCGAGTTCGCCAAGGCCAAGGTCCACGACCTCGTCATCGTGGACACCGCCGGCCGCCTGGGCATCGACCAGGAGATGATGCGGCAGGCCGCGGACATCCGCGACGCGGTCTCGCCCGACGAGATCCTCTTCGTCGTCGACGCGATGATCGGCCAGGACGCGGTCAACACCGCCGAGTCGTTCCGCGACGGCGTCGGCTTCGACGGCGTGGTCCTGTCCAAGCTGGACGGCGACGCACGCGGTGGCGCGGCCCTCTCGATCGCCTCCGTGACCGGCAAGCCGATCATGTTCGCCTCCAACGGCGAGAAGCTGGAGGACTTCGACGCCTTCCACCCGGACCGGATGGCTTCCCGCATCCTCGACATGGGTGACCTCCTCACCCTGATCGAGCAGGCGGAGAAGACGTTCAGCCAGGAAGAGGCCGAGAAGATGGCCTCCAAGCTGGCGTCCAAGAAGGGCCAGGACTTCACCCTGGACGACTTCCTGGCCCAGATGGAGCAGGTCCGCAAGATGGGCTCGATCTCCAAGCTGCTCGGCATGCTGCCGGGCATGGGCCAGATCAAGGACCAGATCAGCAACCTGGACGAGCGGGACGTCGACCGCACCGCCGCGATCATCAAGTCGATGACCCCGGGCGAGCGCCAGGACCCGATGATCATCAACGGCTCGCGCCGTGCCCGTATCGCCAAGGGCTCCGGTGTCGAGGTCAGCGCGGTGAAGAACCTCGTCGAGCGGTTCTTCGAGGCCCGCAAGATGATGTCCCGCATGGCCCAGGGCGGCGGCATGCCGGGGATGCCGGGCATGCCCGGCATGGGCGGCGGTCCGGGCCGGCAGAAGAAGCAGCAGAAGAAGGCCAAGGGCAAGCAGCGCTCCGGCAACCCGATGAAGCGCAAGCAGCAGGAGCAGGAGGAGGCCGCCCGCCGGGCCGCCGCGGCGCAGAGCGGGGGCGCCCTCGGGCTGCCGCAGCAGGGCGGCCAGGACTTCGAGCTGCCGGACGAGTTCAAGAAGTTCATGGGCTGA
- the lepB gene encoding signal peptidase I, giving the protein MDTDAERTERDRSSRPTGTEHPSDPEGPEERSRSAFATSLTEWVPGGRLTLALLAFLAVLLLVSTFVLKPFQIPSGSMERGLRIGDRVLVNKVAYRFAGRPQRGDIVVFDGTGTFGHGDYIKRVVGVGGDRVVCCDREGRVQVNGEPVDESAFLYPGDSPSTVPFDVVVPAGALFVLGDHRGASSDSRDHLGSPGGGMVRTDDVIGRADWIVWPFAHATRLDRPDAYARVPAAEGSDG; this is encoded by the coding sequence ATGGACACCGACGCTGAACGCACGGAGCGCGACCGCTCCTCCCGCCCCACCGGCACCGAGCACCCCTCGGACCCGGAGGGCCCGGAGGAACGGTCGCGTTCCGCGTTCGCCACGAGCCTCACGGAGTGGGTGCCGGGCGGACGCCTCACCCTCGCCCTGCTCGCGTTCCTGGCCGTGCTGCTGCTCGTCAGCACCTTCGTGCTCAAGCCGTTCCAGATCCCCAGCGGCTCCATGGAGCGGGGATTGAGGATCGGGGACCGTGTGCTCGTAAACAAGGTGGCGTACCGTTTCGCAGGCCGGCCGCAGCGGGGCGACATCGTCGTCTTCGACGGCACCGGGACCTTCGGGCACGGCGACTACATCAAACGCGTCGTCGGTGTGGGCGGTGACCGCGTGGTGTGCTGTGACAGGGAGGGGAGGGTCCAGGTGAACGGTGAGCCCGTCGACGAGTCGGCCTTCCTGTACCCGGGCGACAGCCCCTCCACCGTCCCCTTCGACGTCGTCGTCCCGGCCGGCGCCCTCTTCGTCCTCGGCGACCACCGCGGCGCGTCCAGCGACTCCCGCGACCACCTCGGCTCCCCGGGCGGCGGCATGGTCCGTACCGACGACGTGATCGGCCGCGCCGACTGGATCGTGTGGCCCTTCGCCCACGCCACCCGCCTCGACCGCCCCGACGCCTACGCGCGCGTACCGGCCGCCGAGGGCAGCGATGGGTAG
- a CDS encoding RNA-binding protein produces the protein MLEEALEHLVKGIVDNPDDVQVASRNLRRGRVLEVRVHPDDLGKVIGRNGRTARALRTVVGAIGGRGVRVDLVDVDHVR, from the coding sequence ATGCTCGAGGAGGCTCTCGAGCACCTCGTGAAGGGCATCGTCGACAACCCCGACGATGTGCAGGTGGCCTCGCGCAACCTGCGCCGCGGGCGCGTCCTCGAAGTCCGGGTCCATCCGGACGACCTCGGCAAGGTGATCGGCCGCAACGGCCGCACCGCTCGCGCGCTGCGCACCGTCGTGGGCGCCATCGGCGGCCGTGGTGTCCGCGTCGACCTCGTCGACGTCGATCACGTCCGCTGA
- the trmD gene encoding tRNA (guanosine(37)-N1)-methyltransferase TrmD has translation MRLDVVTIFPEYLEPLNVSLVGKARARGQLDVHVHDLRSWTHDRHHTVDDTPYGGGPGMVMKTEPWGEALDTVLADGYEAGHGRPALIVPTPSGRPFTQDLAVRLSAQPWLIFTPARYEGIDRRVVDEYATRMPVHEVSIGDYVLAGGEAAVLVVTEAVARLLPGVLGNAESHRDDSFAPAMAGLLEGPVYTKPPLWRGRDIPDVLLSGHHGRIARWRRDETLRRTTAHRPDLIERCTPDAFDKKDREMLSILGWQPDPEGERTGRFWRRTEDVEE, from the coding sequence ATGCGGCTCGACGTCGTCACGATCTTCCCCGAGTACCTGGAACCGCTCAACGTCTCCCTGGTCGGCAAGGCCCGCGCCCGCGGACAGCTCGACGTGCACGTGCACGACCTGCGCTCCTGGACCCACGACCGCCACCACACCGTCGACGACACCCCCTACGGCGGCGGCCCCGGCATGGTCATGAAGACCGAGCCGTGGGGCGAGGCGCTGGACACCGTCCTGGCCGACGGCTACGAGGCCGGCCACGGACGGCCCGCCCTCATCGTCCCCACCCCCAGCGGCCGGCCCTTCACCCAGGACCTCGCCGTCCGCCTCTCCGCACAGCCCTGGCTGATCTTCACCCCCGCCCGCTACGAGGGCATCGACCGCCGGGTCGTCGACGAGTACGCCACCCGCATGCCCGTCCACGAGGTGTCCATCGGCGACTACGTACTGGCCGGCGGTGAGGCGGCCGTCCTCGTCGTCACCGAGGCCGTCGCCCGGCTGCTGCCCGGCGTCCTCGGCAACGCCGAGTCCCACCGCGACGACTCCTTCGCCCCCGCCATGGCCGGCCTCCTGGAAGGGCCCGTCTACACCAAGCCGCCGCTCTGGCGCGGCCGGGACATCCCCGACGTGCTGCTCAGCGGACACCACGGCAGGATCGCCCGCTGGCGCCGCGACGAGACCCTGCGACGCACCACCGCCCACCGGCCCGACCTGATCGAGCGGTGCACGCCCGACGCCTTCGACAAGAAGGACCGCGAGATGCTCTCCATCCTGGGCTGGCAGCCCGACCCCGAAGGGGAGCGCACCGGCCGATTTTGGCGCAGGACCGAAGACGTGGAAGAATAG
- the rplS gene encoding 50S ribosomal protein L19, translating to MSHLLDSVDAASLRSDVPAFRPGDTVNVHVRVIEGSRSRVQQFKGVVIRRQGAGVRETFTVRKVSFSVGVERTFPVHTPIVEKIELVTKGDVRRAKLYYLRELRGKAAKIREKRES from the coding sequence ATGTCTCACCTGCTCGACTCCGTCGACGCCGCGTCGCTGCGCAGCGACGTCCCGGCCTTCCGCCCCGGCGACACCGTCAACGTCCACGTGCGCGTCATCGAGGGCAGCCGCTCCCGCGTGCAGCAGTTCAAGGGTGTCGTCATCCGCCGCCAGGGCGCCGGCGTCCGCGAGACCTTCACGGTCCGCAAGGTCTCCTTCTCCGTCGGCGTCGAGCGCACCTTCCCCGTGCACACCCCGATCGTCGAGAAGATCGAGCTGGTCACCAAGGGCGACGTCCGCCGCGCCAAGCTGTACTACCTGCGTGAGCTGCGCGGCAAGGCCGCGAAGATCCGCGAGAAGCGCGAGAGCTGA
- the lepB gene encoding signal peptidase I, whose protein sequence is MGSRGKPRNAPSSPAEDLLPTGFRRAPSGGGRSRAERRKLQRKVRRRRRRSAVKEIPLLVGVAVLIALVLKTFLVQAFVIPSGSMEQTIQIGDRVLVDKLTPWFGSRPERGDVVVFRDPGGWLQGEQTTKTKDPVVVKQVKEGLAFIGLLPSDDEKDLIKRVVGVGGDRVTCCDTQGRITVNGVPLTENDYLYPGDRPSTTPFDVTVPEGRLWVMGDHRSNSADSRAHQDTDFGTVSEAGVVGRAMVIAWPFGHWTTLDEPKTFTTVSDAVSGPAAAAPLSHRVASYGPNAMVQLPIPAELPLVMGVVGLRRARGRRWQRVRSWRGRCGGWRAVRTRRRGGPRTPRGDGRPDRAPLPGLRARRRDDGGRHASGRTRRHR, encoded by the coding sequence ATGGGTAGCCGGGGCAAGCCGCGCAACGCGCCCAGCAGCCCCGCCGAGGACCTGCTGCCCACCGGTTTCCGACGGGCCCCCTCCGGCGGCGGACGCTCCCGCGCCGAGCGCCGCAAGCTCCAGCGCAAGGTCAGACGGCGCCGCAGGCGCAGCGCCGTCAAGGAGATCCCGCTGCTCGTCGGGGTCGCCGTCCTCATCGCCCTGGTCCTCAAGACGTTCCTCGTCCAGGCCTTCGTGATCCCATCCGGCTCCATGGAGCAGACGATCCAGATCGGCGACCGCGTCCTGGTCGACAAACTCACCCCGTGGTTCGGCTCCCGGCCCGAACGCGGGGACGTCGTCGTCTTCCGCGACCCCGGGGGCTGGCTCCAGGGCGAGCAGACCACCAAGACCAAGGACCCCGTCGTCGTCAAGCAGGTCAAGGAGGGGCTCGCCTTCATCGGCCTGCTCCCCTCCGACGACGAGAAGGACCTCATCAAACGGGTCGTCGGCGTCGGCGGCGACCGCGTCACCTGCTGCGACACCCAGGGCCGGATCACCGTCAACGGTGTCCCGCTCACCGAGAACGACTACCTGTACCCGGGCGACCGCCCCTCCACGACCCCGTTCGACGTCACCGTCCCCGAGGGCCGGCTGTGGGTGATGGGCGACCACCGGTCCAACTCGGCCGACTCCCGCGCCCACCAGGACACCGACTTCGGCACGGTCTCCGAGGCCGGCGTGGTGGGCCGGGCCATGGTGATCGCGTGGCCCTTCGGCCACTGGACCACCCTGGACGAGCCGAAAACGTTCACGACCGTGTCCGACGCGGTCTCCGGACCGGCCGCCGCCGCGCCGCTGTCGCATAGGGTTGCCTCCTACGGCCCGAACGCGATGGTTCAACTCCCGATCCCTGCGGAACTCCCGCTCGTTATGGGAGTGGTGGGCCTGCGCCGGGCACGGGGCAGGCGGTGGCAGAGAGTGAGGAGTTGGCGTGGGCGATGTGGCGGTTGGCGCGCGGTCCGGACACGACGGCGAGGAGGACCGCGGACGCCCCGGGGAGACGGCCGGCCCGACCGCGCACCGCTCCCCGGCCTCCGGGCACGACGCCGGGACGACGGAGGACGGCACGCGAGTGGACGGACACGGCGGCACCGCTGA
- the rimM gene encoding ribosome maturation factor RimM (Essential for efficient processing of 16S rRNA): MQLVVARIGRAHGIRGEVTVEVRTDEPELRLGPGAVLTTDPATAGPLTIETGRVHSGRLLLRFEGVHDRDGAEALRNTLLIAEVDPDERPEDEDEYYDHQLIDLDVVTVDGEEVGRITEISHLPTQDLFIVERPDGSEALVPFVAEIVTEIDLERQRAVIDPPPGLIDDRAEIASARDAGEERA; this comes from the coding sequence GTGCAGCTCGTAGTCGCCCGCATCGGCCGCGCCCACGGCATCCGGGGCGAGGTCACGGTCGAGGTCCGCACCGACGAACCCGAACTGCGGCTCGGCCCCGGTGCCGTGCTGACCACCGACCCCGCCACCGCCGGACCGCTCACCATCGAGACCGGCCGCGTGCACAGCGGGCGCCTCCTGCTGCGCTTCGAGGGCGTCCACGACCGCGACGGCGCCGAGGCCCTGCGCAACACCCTCCTCATCGCCGAGGTCGACCCGGACGAACGCCCCGAGGACGAGGACGAGTACTACGACCACCAGCTCATCGACCTCGACGTGGTGACCGTCGACGGCGAGGAGGTCGGCCGCATCACCGAGATCTCCCACCTGCCCACACAGGACCTCTTCATCGTGGAACGCCCCGACGGCTCCGAGGCCCTCGTGCCCTTCGTCGCCGAGATCGTCACCGAGATCGACCTGGAGCGCCAGCGCGCCGTCATCGACCCGCCGCCCGGCCTCATCGACGACCGCGCCGAGATCGCCTCCGCCCGGGACGCCGGGGAGGAGCGGGCGTAA
- the rpsP gene encoding 30S ribosomal protein S16, with product MAVKIKLKRLGKIRSPHYRIIVADSRTRRDGRAIEEIGKYHPTYNPSVMEVDAERVAYWLGVGAQPTEPVLAILKKTGDWQKFKGEPAPAPLLQAAEKAARPSFESLGGDDAGKGEAITQKKKADKKDEAESSSESTGA from the coding sequence GTGGCAGTCAAGATCAAGCTGAAGCGTCTGGGCAAGATCCGTTCGCCTCACTACCGCATCATCGTCGCCGACTCGCGCACCCGCCGTGACGGCCGGGCCATCGAGGAGATCGGCAAGTACCACCCGACGTACAACCCGTCGGTGATGGAGGTCGACGCCGAGCGCGTGGCGTACTGGCTCGGCGTCGGCGCCCAGCCGACCGAGCCCGTGCTCGCCATCCTCAAGAAGACCGGCGACTGGCAGAAGTTCAAGGGCGAGCCCGCCCCGGCGCCGCTGCTCCAGGCGGCCGAGAAGGCGGCCCGTCCGTCCTTCGAGTCCCTCGGCGGCGACGACGCCGGCAAGGGCGAGGCCATCACCCAGAAGAAGAAGGCCGACAAGAAGGACGAGGCCGAGTCCTCGTCTGAGTCGACCGGGGCCTGA
- the lepB gene encoding signal peptidase I encodes MDGHGGTAERGEGGAAHTPPPAARKQRSFWKELPILVGIALVLALLIKTFLVQAFSIPSASMQNTLTEGDRVLVDKLTPWFGSEPERGEVVVFHDPADWLAGEPTPEPNAFQTVLSWIGLMPSVDEKDLIKRVVGVGGDTVECKGTGPVRVNGLALNEPYVYPGNTPCSVDDQGGQFKVKVPEGFLWVMGDHRQNSRDSRYNRADRNGGMVPVKEVVGRAIVKAWPINHWGTLPVPDTYDQSGLQNRSAPALTPGVALTTAPQGVALAGAVPFVLWRRRRIAPARTR; translated from the coding sequence GTGGACGGACACGGCGGCACCGCTGAGCGGGGCGAGGGCGGAGCCGCCCACACGCCCCCTCCGGCGGCCAGGAAGCAGCGGTCCTTCTGGAAGGAACTGCCGATCCTCGTCGGCATCGCCCTGGTCCTCGCACTGCTGATCAAGACGTTCCTGGTGCAGGCGTTCTCGATCCCGTCGGCCTCGATGCAGAACACCCTCACCGAGGGGGACCGGGTCCTGGTGGACAAGCTCACCCCCTGGTTCGGCTCCGAGCCGGAGCGCGGCGAGGTCGTCGTCTTCCACGACCCGGCGGACTGGCTGGCCGGCGAGCCGACCCCCGAACCGAACGCCTTCCAGACGGTGCTGAGCTGGATCGGCCTGATGCCGTCCGTGGACGAGAAGGACCTGATCAAGCGGGTCGTCGGCGTCGGCGGCGACACCGTCGAGTGCAAGGGCACCGGCCCGGTGCGGGTCAACGGCCTGGCACTGAACGAGCCGTACGTCTACCCCGGCAACACCCCGTGCAGCGTCGACGACCAGGGCGGCCAGTTCAAGGTCAAGGTCCCCGAGGGCTTCCTCTGGGTCATGGGCGACCACCGGCAGAACTCCCGCGACTCGCGCTACAACCGCGCCGACCGCAACGGCGGCATGGTCCCGGTCAAGGAGGTCGTCGGCCGCGCCATCGTCAAGGCCTGGCCGATCAACCACTGGGGCACCCTCCCGGTCCCCGACACCTACGACCAGAGCGGGCTGCAGAACCGGTCGGCGCCGGCGCTCACGCCGGGCGTCGCGCTGACGACCGCCCCCCAGGGTGTGGCCCTCGCCGGCGCGGTCCCCTTCGTGCTGTGGCGGCGCCGGCGCATCGCCCCGGCACGCACCCGCTGA